The Lycium barbarum isolate Lr01 chromosome 12, ASM1917538v2, whole genome shotgun sequence genome includes a region encoding these proteins:
- the LOC132624637 gene encoding putative F-box protein At5g60060: SGSRFLYRLHSIYSFIKSRPIIQQTMGIGKFIIPWSDLPKELTERIGKLLETHIDVLCFRAVCTTWRSSLPLHPLANSPLLPLQIPFDDPQTYKGRTGYHLIESTVYIFQPLDHACKGWLIKVVKTADGKLRVLNPLTGRLIRVLPDHMPKVLNLLDFRVSQVCKSYHVQYFNPSRPSFKHDFDVGHVRKILLLSDQTNSSSFSLMAIDRGGSLRYLKSGDEKWTKLKNDSSYIGDIIVYKGNFCAVDKFGVTMQFDSSFNETTVASRLSDVSRKKRLVESRGQLFLVDSSLEFVSNVEIKMYRLDEEQNKWIEVQTLGDQIFFAANDCCFSVSLRDFGECRGNCIYYVTGGVYYDDEDSDDDFGCCCYCDFSDDDRRPVAGNDEFSYPVSYDDHKINDSGNGSGGGDEISYAISNDDHEINDAGGKSGRENDVINTSISNDEHKINDSSSKSGPLREKQPVDIYEGVFDHNTGVFAIEDGKLGSLLSFLDYAEILWPPPSWLNREDQTPSHDHEIAESLLSISKQG; the protein is encoded by the exons AGCGGTTCACGTTTTCTCTACCGTCTTCACAGTATATATAGCTTTATCAAATCCAGGCCCATCATACAGCAAACTATGGGCATTGGAAAATTCATAATTCCCTGGTCTGATCTTCCCAAAGAACTCACTGAGAGGATCGGAAAACTCCTCGAAACACACATTGACGTCCTTTGCTTTCGTGCAGTGTGCACAACATGGCGTTCATCCCTTCCTCTGCATCCTTTGGCAAACTCTCCTCTTTTACCTCTCCAAATTCCCTTCGACGATCCTCAGACTTATAAAGGAAGGACCGGTTATCATCTCATCGAAAGCACCGTTTATATTTTTCAACCCCTTGATCACGCTTGTAAAGGGTGGTTGATCAAGGTTGTAAAAACAGCTGATGGAAAATTGAGGGTTTTGAATCCACTAACAGGCAGACTTATCAGGGTTTTGCCTGATCATATGCCTAAGGTATTGAATTTACTTGACTTTCGTGTTTCTCAAGTTTGCAAATCTTATCATGTCCAATACTTCAATCCCTCCAGACCTTCCTTCAAACATGATTTTGATGTAGGCCATGTTAGGAAAATTTTGCTTCTCAGTGATCAGACCAATAGTAGTAGCTTTTCTTTAATGGCGATTGATCGTGGTGGTTCGTTACGTTATTTGAAGTCGGGGGACGAGAAGTGGACTAAGTTAAAAAATGACAGTTCCTATATTGGTGATATTATTGTGTATAAGGGTAATTTTTGCGCTGTTGATAAATTTGGAGTGACTATGCAATTTGATTCTTCGTTTAATGAGACAACGGTAGCTTCCAGATTATCCGATGTTAGTAGGAAGAAACGGCTTGTGGAATCACGTGGGCAGTTGTTTTTGGTTGATAGTAGTTTAGAATTTGTCAGTAATGTGGAAATTAAAATGTACCGACTGGATGAAGAACAAAATAAGTGGATTGAAGTGCAAACTTTGGGTGATCAAATTTTCTTCGCCGCTAATGACTGTTGCTTCTCTGTTTCTTTGCGTGATTTTGGTGAGTGTAGAGGAAACTGCATTTACTATGTAACTGGAGGTGTGTATTATGATGATGAAGACAGTGATGATGATTTTGGCTGTTGTTGTTATTGCGATTTTAGTGATGATGATCGCCGTCCGGTTGCTGGTAATGATGAGTTTAGCTACCCTGTTAGCTATGATGATCACAAGATTAATGACTCTGGTAATGGATCAGGTGGTGGTGATGAGATTAGCTACGCTATTAGCAATGATGATCACGAGATTAATGACGCTGGTGGCAAATCAGGTCGTGAGAATGATGTGATTAACACCAGTATTAGCAATGATGAACACAAGATTAATGATTCTAGTAGCAAATCAGGTCCTCTTAGAGAGAAACAACCGGTAGATATATATGAAGGAGTATTTGATCATAACACGGGTGTGTTTGCCATAGAAGATGGTAAACTTGGATCGCTGTTATCGTTCCTtgattatgcagaaattttaTGGCCACCACCATCTTGGCTTAATAGGGAGGATCAGACTCCTTCACATGATCAT GAAATTGCAGAGTCGTTATTATCTATAAGTAAACAAGGATGA
- the LOC132623732 gene encoding F-box protein SKIP23-like encodes MDHLRFRSICSLWRSSSLPLRKPPLPSLPTLPDPFCPKTRKKPYFVEKTVYLLQIQEDLWNSPLMKGFKRSFLIEVSKPLSGDKLRLESLLSHAPLENRAKSSESRGSVLNLWNLRVTELCKVFYTPKRESGISALQISRAGRELAAMAIDDDMQLYHYKSGEKKWTKNDICCDWHDIINYQGQFCAVDIEGRTLLFDSSSFAETEISPPMVDNLSKFVSWKVLVESCGELFLVELYEEKTKVYRLNMEENAWIQVENLGDRIFFIGKNCSFSLSAQEFPGCKGNCVYFNRGEGKEYDERLRFWGPKTEVYDLETRRFGGITSFPEHLEIFWPPPKWLEHPSLLSLGQ; translated from the coding sequence ATGGATCATCTCCGTTTTCGCTCAATTTGCTCTTTGTGGCGATCCTCTAGTCTTCCTCTCCGCAAACCTCCACTTCCTTCTTTGCCTACTCTTCCTGATCCTTTTTGCCCGAAAACAAGAAAGAAGCCTTACTTCGTCGAAAAAACCGTCTACCTTCTCCAGATTCAGGAGGATTTATGGAACTCGCCGCTAATGAAGGGATTTAAACGAAGCTTCCTCATCGAGGTTAGTAAACCATTATCCGGGGACAAACTTCGCCTTGAGAGTCTTCTTTCCCATGCTCCATTGGAAAACAGAGCAAAATCATCTGAGTCCAGAGGCAGTGTACTGAATTTGTGGAATCTTCGAGTTACTGAATTGTGTAAGGTGTTTTATACGCCTAAAAGAGAGAGCGGGATATCTGCGTTGCAGATCAGTAGGGCTGGCAGAGAATTGGCGGCAATGGCTATTGATGATGATATGCAACTCTATCATTATAAATCAGGAGAAAAAAAGTGGACCAAAAACGACATATGCTGTGATTGGCATGATATTATCAACTACCAGGGACAGTTTTGTGCCGTTGACATTGAAGGAAGGACACTACTTTTTGACTCATCATCGTTTGCAGAGACAGAAATTTCACCTCCGATGGTTGATAATCTGAGCAAGTTCGTTAGCTGGAAAGTGCTAGTAGAATCATGTGGGGAGCTGTTTCTGGTTGAGCTCTACGAGGAGAAGACTAAAGTTTACAGGTTAAACATGGAAGAAAATGCTTGGATTCAAGTGGAAAATTTGGGCGATCGGATATTTTTCATTGGTAAAAATTGCTCCTTCTCTCTTTCTGCTCAAGAATTTCCAGGATGTAAAGGTAATTGTGTTTACTTCAATAGAGGTGAAGGAAAAGAATATGATGAGCGCTTGAGATTTTGGGGACCCAAGACTGAAGTTTATGACCTCGAGACCAGAAGATTTGGGGGAATAACGTCCTTTCCCGAGCATCTTGAGATATTCTGGCCTCCACCTAAATGGCTTGAGCACCCTAGTCTCCTCAGTTTAGGACAATAA
- the LOC132623733 gene encoding UPF0548 protein At2g17695, with product MVFLSWTRPSPEEQKACINKSGSFNYDNKFRGATEKPASLVKQDKELGKDGFYVNYARVLVGSGLETFEKGKDTLQNWRHFGLNWSFVDPKTPIQSGSKFCVCVKEVFPWLMMPLQVVYVSENKNLKKGVASFSFGSGTLQGHLLAGEERFSIALDENNQVWYEILSFSKPAHLLSYFGYPYVLLRQKYFAHHSGSAVRKHLSA from the exons ATGGTATTTCTTAGCTGGACGCGTCCATCTCCCGAAGAGCAGAAAGCATGTATTAACAA GTCTGGTTCCTTTAACTATGATAATAAATTCAGAGGAGCTACTGAAAAACCTGCTTCTCTAGTTAAGCAAGACAAGGAGCTTGGAAAGGATGGGTTCTATGTTAATTATGCTCGTGTTTTAGTTGGTTCAGGCCTCGAGACTTTTGAGAAGGGAAAGGATACTCTTCAAAATTGGAG GCATTTTGGATTGAATTGGTCGTTTGTTGATCCGAAAACTCCAATTCAAAGTGGGAGTAAATTCTGTGTTTGTGTGAAGGAGGTCTTCCCGTGGCTAATGATGCCTCTACAAGTGGTTTATGTCAGTGAGAACAAGAACTTGAAAAAAGGGGTGGCTTCATTTAGTTTTGGCAGCGGAACTCTGCAAGGACATTTGCTG GCTGGTGAAGAACGTTTTTCAATAGCATTGGACGAGAACAATCAAGTTTGGTATGAGATACTTTCCTTCTCGAAGCCTGCACATTTGCTATCATATTTTGGATACCCTTATGTACTTCTCAGGCAAAAATACTTTGCTCATCACTCAGGTAGTGCAGTGAGGAAACATCTATCAGCTTAA